In Synechococcus sp. PCC 6312, one genomic interval encodes:
- a CDS encoding ABC-F family ATP-binding cassette domain-containing protein: MALLTLRSLSKDFGIKEILRDANFTLNEGDKVGLIGINGSGKSTFLKIIAGLEPYDSGDVWVNSSAKIVYLPQQPDLNPELTVLEQVFADSGPQMALVKEYEELSAQLAHPQANSDLFMARLSQVSEQMDTLGAWDLETQAKIILSKLAITDLEANIGDLSGGYRKRIALAAALISTPDVLLMDEPTNHLDALSVEWLQAYLSRFRGAILLITHDRYFLDRVTQRIVEIDRGELFAYDGNYAYYLDKKAEAEESAASSQRKHSGVLRRELEWLKRGPKARSTKQKARIERIRDLQEQEFKSAHGKVDITTAGRRIGKKVIELKNLSKGYNGRTLIHNFSHTFGPEDRIGIIGSNGAGKSTLMDLISGRVQPDAGSVEIGSTIAIGYFDQHSDDLTAHGNRRVIDYLKGVAELVTTADGTVITASQMLERFLFPPNQQYAPISLLSGGEKRRLFLLQVLISAPNLLILDEPTNDLDVQTLAVLEDYLEDFNGAVIVVSHDRYFLDRVVETIFALEPGGSLRQYPGNYSVYLDYKQAEAVEDPKPIRKQPTATKPANPPAIPHNQEKPRKLSFKEKQEYEALESQIPAMELAKENLEKQLYLNPPDGFTELQKLSQQLADLNASIDAATARWLALAERISS; encoded by the coding sequence ATGGCCTTATTAACACTGCGGTCACTATCGAAAGACTTTGGGATTAAGGAAATTCTCCGAGATGCCAATTTCACCCTCAATGAAGGGGATAAAGTGGGGCTGATTGGGATCAATGGCTCTGGTAAATCTACCTTCCTAAAAATTATTGCTGGCCTGGAACCCTATGACAGTGGGGACGTTTGGGTGAACTCCAGTGCCAAAATTGTTTACTTACCGCAGCAACCAGATTTAAACCCAGAGCTGACGGTACTCGAGCAGGTGTTTGCTGACAGTGGGCCACAGATGGCTTTGGTTAAGGAATATGAGGAACTCTCAGCCCAGCTAGCCCACCCCCAGGCCAATAGTGATTTATTCATGGCTCGCTTATCCCAGGTCTCAGAACAGATGGATACACTCGGGGCCTGGGATTTGGAAACCCAAGCCAAGATTATTCTCAGCAAATTAGCTATTACGGATTTAGAAGCCAATATTGGGGATCTCTCAGGCGGCTATCGAAAGCGAATTGCCCTTGCGGCGGCCCTGATCTCGACCCCAGATGTCCTGTTGATGGATGAACCAACCAACCACTTGGATGCCCTTTCGGTGGAATGGCTCCAGGCCTACTTAAGTCGGTTTCGGGGGGCTATTTTATTAATCACCCATGATCGCTATTTCTTAGATCGGGTTACGCAACGGATTGTCGAAATTGATCGAGGCGAGCTTTTTGCCTATGACGGTAATTACGCCTACTATCTGGATAAAAAAGCTGAAGCTGAAGAGTCCGCGGCCAGCAGCCAACGTAAACATAGCGGGGTTTTACGGCGAGAACTAGAATGGCTCAAGCGCGGCCCCAAAGCTCGCAGCACCAAACAAAAAGCTCGGATTGAGCGAATTCGGGATCTGCAGGAGCAAGAATTTAAATCTGCCCACGGCAAAGTTGATATCACCACGGCTGGGCGGCGAATTGGCAAGAAAGTCATTGAACTTAAGAATCTATCCAAGGGATATAACGGCCGCACTCTCATCCACAACTTTAGTCATACCTTTGGCCCAGAAGACCGGATTGGGATTATTGGTAGCAATGGCGCGGGTAAATCAACCCTCATGGACTTAATCAGCGGGCGAGTCCAACCAGATGCCGGCAGCGTTGAAATTGGCTCGACCATTGCCATTGGCTATTTTGATCAACATTCCGATGACCTGACTGCCCACGGCAATAGGCGCGTTATTGACTATCTCAAGGGTGTAGCCGAATTAGTCACCACAGCGGATGGAACGGTGATCACAGCCTCGCAGATGCTAGAGCGGTTTCTGTTTCCCCCCAATCAGCAATATGCCCCCATTAGTCTTCTCTCAGGAGGGGAAAAACGCCGTCTGTTTCTCTTACAAGTGCTGATCAGTGCCCCGAATTTACTGATTTTAGATGAGCCCACCAATGACCTAGATGTCCAAACCCTCGCTGTTTTAGAAGACTATCTTGAGGACTTTAATGGAGCGGTAATTGTCGTTTCCCATGATCGCTATTTCTTAGATCGGGTGGTGGAGACAATTTTTGCCCTTGAACCCGGGGGGAGTTTACGCCAATATCCGGGTAACTATAGCGTTTACTTGGACTACAAACAGGCCGAGGCGGTGGAAGATCCCAAGCCCATCCGTAAACAACCGACCGCCACTAAGCCAGCCAACCCCCCTGCAATACCCCACAACCAGGAGAAGCCCCGTAAACTATCCTTTAAGGAAAAACAGGAATATGAAGCCTTAGAAAGCCAAATTCCCGCCATGGAACTGGCCAAAGAGAACCTGGAAAAGCAACTCTATCTCAACCCACCAGATGGCTTTACGGAACTCCAGAAACTCTCCCAACAGTTGGCAGATTTAAATGCATCCATTGACGCGGCTACAGCACGTTGGCTGGCCCTAGCCGAACGGATTAGCTCGTAA
- the thiS gene encoding sulfur carrier protein ThiS, translating to MTAATAQNITIYLNGETLPLPTSLKLLELLESRHLNPRLIAIEYNGEILHRQFWPGQMVQDGDRLEIVTIVGGG from the coding sequence ATGACCGCTGCCACAGCCCAAAACATCACAATTTACTTGAATGGCGAAACCCTCCCCTTGCCAACGTCTCTCAAGCTATTAGAATTACTCGAAAGCCGGCATCTCAATCCCCGCCTGATTGCCATTGAATATAACGGAGAAATTCTCCATCGTCAGTTCTGGCCTGGGCAAATGGTTCAAGATGGAGATCGCTTAGAAATTGTCACCATCGTTGGGGGCGGTTAA
- a CDS encoding thiamine phosphate synthase, with protein MQNLVMSEPALWRILDANLDRAREGLRVIEEWCRFGREDQGLTQTCKELRQTLGALHLPHYRQARNTATDPGTTLTHHQETQRTDIRDVLQVNLSRIQESLRVLEEYAKLADPGLAQAAKESRYQVYILESQLLPQAKLDKLKNTPLYLVTSPHENLITMVKAALEGGLQLVQYRDKTSDDQTRLHLAQALKTLCQQYNALFILNDRVDLALAVDTDGVHLGQQDVPMTLARRILGPDKLVGRSTTNPQEMERAIAEGADYIGVGPIYTTPTKPGKAAVGFDYIRYAQAQAPMPWFAIGGIDDTNIGEVVQAGAKQVAVVRAIMAAADPQAATQKLLQTLNTHPNSKH; from the coding sequence ATGCAAAATTTAGTGATGTCAGAACCAGCCCTGTGGCGGATTTTAGATGCGAACCTTGACCGAGCCAGAGAAGGATTACGGGTGATTGAAGAATGGTGTCGCTTTGGCCGCGAAGATCAAGGCCTCACCCAAACCTGTAAAGAACTCCGGCAAACCCTTGGTGCACTCCATCTCCCCCACTATCGCCAGGCCCGGAACACCGCCACCGATCCGGGGACAACCTTAACCCACCACCAAGAAACCCAGCGCACAGATATTCGCGATGTTTTACAGGTAAACCTCAGCCGGATTCAGGAGTCTCTGCGGGTTCTAGAAGAATATGCCAAGCTAGCCGACCCAGGCCTGGCCCAAGCCGCCAAAGAGAGCCGCTATCAGGTATATATCCTGGAAAGCCAACTCCTGCCCCAGGCCAAGCTAGACAAACTGAAAAATACCCCTTTATATTTAGTCACCTCCCCCCATGAGAACCTGATCACAATGGTCAAAGCCGCGTTAGAAGGGGGCCTGCAACTCGTCCAATATCGAGATAAAACCAGCGACGACCAAACTCGCCTGCATCTAGCCCAGGCCCTGAAAACCCTCTGTCAGCAATACAATGCCCTGTTTATCCTGAATGACCGCGTTGATTTAGCCCTAGCGGTAGATACCGATGGTGTCCATTTAGGGCAACAAGATGTCCCCATGACCTTAGCGCGGCGAATTTTAGGCCCTGATAAACTGGTCGGTCGCTCCACCACAAACCCCCAGGAAATGGAACGGGCCATTGCGGAAGGGGCAGACTATATTGGTGTCGGGCCAATTTACACCACACCTACCAAACCCGGAAAAGCCGCCGTGGGATTTGACTATATTCGCTATGCCCAGGCCCAGGCCCCGATGCCTTGGTTTGCGATTGGGGGCATTGACGACACAAATATTGGGGAAGTCGTCCAGGCTGGAGCTAAACAAGTCGCGGTCGTCCGAGCCATTATGGCCGCTGCCGATCCCCAAGCCGCCACCCAGAAACTGCTCCAGACCCTCAACACCCATCCCAACTCAAAACATTAG
- a CDS encoding YdiU family protein: MNPFLGLDYIPALQSLGDNYSDPVAAAEFPQHILRFRNDQVLKILGLEPEAVTDEDFIAAFGKFQEREPLLAMRYHGYQFGEYNPRLGDGRGFLYGQVRGLDGELYDFGTKGSGTTPYSRGGDGRLTLKGGVREVLGSEMLARLGVRTSRTLSLIETGEQLWRGDEPSPTRSSVLVRFSRSHIRFGTFERLHALQRPDLIPPLLDHVLEYYYPHLLTRSEPYLDFYQELVAKTANLVAQWMAAGFCHAVLNTDNMSITGESFDYGPFAFIPTYDTHFTAAYFDHYGRYSYGNQPGICVWNLEMLQRPLAAVIDPAGMAERLEKFAPLFQTAYVQAMIQRLGLPQLGLPEATKLVQATGEFLAASQVGYSEFFVELRQKFSPLWRVDSGHILRTSELVQSVKPEILNTWQTAYFHALNQLPESELTHIQANLKTYNSLVIMTRPTIEQVWAAITERDDWEPFNQLILDIQD; this comes from the coding sequence ATGAATCCTTTCCTTGGCCTGGACTATATCCCTGCGCTGCAATCCCTAGGTGATAACTACTCAGATCCAGTTGCTGCTGCCGAATTTCCCCAACATATCCTTCGATTTCGTAATGATCAGGTCTTAAAGATTCTTGGCCTGGAGCCGGAAGCAGTCACAGATGAAGATTTTATTGCGGCATTTGGTAAGTTTCAAGAGCGAGAACCCCTTTTGGCCATGCGCTATCACGGTTATCAATTTGGTGAATATAATCCCCGTTTAGGTGATGGGCGTGGTTTTTTGTATGGGCAGGTGCGGGGCCTGGATGGGGAACTCTACGACTTTGGCACCAAAGGCTCCGGGACAACTCCCTATTCGCGGGGCGGAGATGGCCGCTTAACCCTCAAAGGCGGGGTGCGAGAAGTTTTAGGCTCAGAAATGTTGGCCCGTTTGGGCGTGCGAACCTCGCGAACCTTAAGCCTGATTGAAACGGGAGAACAACTCTGGCGGGGGGATGAACCCTCTCCAACTCGTTCATCGGTGTTAGTCCGGTTCAGTCGTTCCCATATTCGTTTTGGTACCTTTGAGCGTCTCCATGCCCTCCAACGTCCTGACTTAATTCCCCCCTTGTTGGATCATGTTCTGGAATATTACTATCCTCACCTCTTAACAAGGAGTGAACCCTATCTAGATTTCTATCAAGAATTGGTGGCTAAAACAGCAAATTTAGTGGCGCAATGGATGGCGGCGGGTTTCTGTCATGCGGTATTGAATACAGATAATATGTCCATTACTGGGGAAAGTTTTGATTACGGCCCCTTTGCCTTTATTCCCACCTACGATACCCACTTTACAGCCGCCTATTTTGACCATTACGGACGCTATAGCTATGGCAATCAACCAGGGATTTGTGTCTGGAATTTAGAAATGTTACAACGGCCCCTAGCAGCAGTCATTGATCCAGCGGGGATGGCGGAACGGTTAGAGAAATTTGCTCCTCTGTTTCAAACCGCCTATGTCCAGGCCATGATCCAACGGCTGGGATTACCCCAATTGGGACTTCCAGAGGCAACAAAGCTCGTCCAGGCCACGGGAGAATTTCTAGCCGCCAGCCAAGTTGGGTACAGTGAGTTTTTTGTTGAACTCCGACAAAAATTTAGTCCATTGTGGCGAGTGGATTCTGGTCATATTTTGAGAACATCAGAATTAGTTCAATCAGTAAAACCAGAGATTTTGAATACCTGGCAAACTGCTTATTTCCACGCCCTCAACCAACTACCGGAATCGGAATTAACCCACATTCAAGCCAACCTGAAAACCTATAATTCCCTGGTGATCATGACCCGACCAACTATTGAGCAGGTTTGGGCAGCCATTACAGAGCGGGATGACTGGGAACCCTTTAATCAACTGATTTTGGACATCCAAGACTAG
- a CDS encoding Uma2 family endonuclease translates to MPEKNIYTYPDLIVTRKPIELKPGRSDTVMNPVLVAEILSTSNRNYDYGETFATYRIIMVLSLDVIGIQFKIADIYEAIECESLESV, encoded by the coding sequence ATTCCTGAAAAGAATATCTATACCTATCCCGATCTGATTGTGACTCGCAAACCGATTGAACTCAAACCTGGTCGCAGTGATACGGTGATGAATCCCGTTTTAGTCGCCGAAATATTATCTACATCGAATCGTAATTATGACTATGGAGAAACATTTGCTACCTATCGTATAATTATGGTTCTATCTCTAGATGTAATAGGTATTCAGTTCAAAATTGCTGATATTTATGAGGCTATTGAGTGTGAATCTCTGGAATCAGTCTAA
- a CDS encoding Uma2 family endonuclease, with product MSQATARKLYSPEEYLTFEETALERHEYLDGEIRLMPGGMPNHNKISGRSYALLLTGLDSQPFDVFHADQRLWIPEKNTYTYPDVMVLPDPWESQPGREDNLMNPVLIAEVLSKSTQAYDRDEKFDIYKAIPSLREYLLVDQYQLEVWQFIKQPDHQWSETILNGLDATLALTIANITIKLTDLYQKTNLTSTAS from the coding sequence ATGTCCCAGGCCACTGCCCGCAAACTCTATAGCCCAGAAGAATACCTGACATTTGAGGAGACTGCCCTAGAGCGACATGAATATCTTGATGGAGAAATTAGACTCATGCCTGGGGGAATGCCTAATCACAATAAAATTTCTGGCAGATCGTATGCACTATTACTAACAGGCCTGGATTCACAACCGTTTGATGTATTTCATGCTGATCAACGCCTATGGATTCCCGAAAAAAACACTTATACATATCCTGATGTGATGGTGCTTCCTGATCCCTGGGAAAGTCAACCCGGCCGAGAAGACAACCTGATGAATCCAGTATTGATTGCTGAAGTCCTATCTAAATCTACCCAGGCCTATGATCGAGATGAAAAATTTGACATTTACAAAGCTATTCCCAGCTTGCGAGAATATCTCTTAGTTGATCAATACCAGCTTGAAGTCTGGCAATTTATTAAGCAACCGGATCATCAATGGAGCGAAACAATTCTCAATGGGCTGGATGCGACCTTAGCCTTAACAATCGCCAACATTACCATCAAACTCACTGATCTTTATCAAAAAACTAACTTAACCTCCACAGCATCATGA
- a CDS encoding N-acetylmannosamine-6-phosphate 2-epimerase, with amino-acid sequence MMNKSFPPGLESLAGGLVVSCQAPSDSPLHNPMVIAAMAQAAVIQGAVGVRIDSPAHVAAVRNLVSVPIIGLWKQVSPDYPVYITPRFDQAEAVALAGADIIAIDATQRPRPEDLGYLITQIQDVLGKPVMADIDTEEAAQIAADLGVDCVGTTLFGYTELTGQEKPPAWDLLTKLVKTMTIPVICEGGISSPTMARQALDLGANCVVVGTDITGIDLKVQAYLRAMCLT; translated from the coding sequence ATGATGAATAAGTCCTTTCCTCCAGGCCTGGAGTCTTTAGCAGGTGGTCTTGTGGTCTCCTGCCAGGCCCCGAGTGATTCCCCGTTACATAATCCAATGGTGATTGCCGCCATGGCCCAAGCAGCGGTTATTCAAGGGGCCGTTGGGGTTCGGATTGACAGTCCCGCCCATGTTGCCGCCGTCCGTAACCTGGTCTCGGTCCCGATCATTGGCCTGTGGAAACAAGTCAGTCCCGATTATCCGGTCTATATCACCCCCCGATTTGATCAAGCGGAAGCGGTTGCCTTAGCTGGAGCCGATATTATTGCGATTGATGCCACCCAACGTCCCCGCCCGGAAGACTTAGGATATTTAATTACCCAAATTCAGGATGTTTTAGGCAAGCCTGTGATGGCCGATATTGATACCGAAGAAGCCGCTCAAATTGCTGCCGATTTAGGGGTGGATTGTGTGGGGACAACATTATTTGGCTACACAGAATTAACAGGACAGGAGAAACCGCCGGCCTGGGATTTACTGACAAAATTAGTAAAAACAATGACCATTCCCGTTATTTGTGAAGGGGGGATCAGTTCACCAACAATGGCCCGCCAAGCCCTAGATTTAGGAGCCAACTGTGTTGTTGTGGGAACAGACATTACTGGCATTGATCTGAAAGTCCAGGCCTATCTCAGAGCAATGTGTCTCACCTAA
- the ilvB gene encoding biosynthetic-type acetolactate synthase large subunit has translation MRATGAFILLDSLCRHGVECIFGYPGGAILPIYDELYRAEARGDIRHILVRHEQGAAHAADGYARATGKVGVCFGTSGPGATNLVTGIATAHMDSIPMVVITGQVPRHAIGTDAFQETDIYGITLPIVKHSYVVRQGADMARIIAEAFYIAGTGRPGPVLVDIPKDVGLEECTYKPIAPGSVKLPGYKPTVKGNARQVTQALKLIRQSHRPLLYVGGGAIAAGAHTEIKHLAEQFQIPVTTTLMGKGAFDETHELALGMLGMHGTAYANFAVSECDLLIAVGARFDDRVTGKLDEFAARAKVIHIDIDPAEVGKNRAPDVPIVGDVRAVLTELLTLIRDNEPPTMSKTQAWLERIRHWQADYPLVVPHPDGKLSPQEVIYQLGVQAPDAFFTTDVGQHQMWAAQFLKNGPRQWISSAGLGTMGFGLPAAMGAKMAVGQRQVICISGDASFQMNFQELATLAQYGIAVKTVIINNFWQGMVRQWQEAFYAERYSHSNMEPGMPDFVKLAEAFGVRGLRISHRDELESAITEMLASDGPVLIDAHVVRNENCYPMVAPGKSNAQMIGLPEKRTLEKAAELIYCPSCGAKTISSHHFCPECGSKL, from the coding sequence GTGCGTGCAACTGGTGCGTTTATTCTCCTCGATAGCCTTTGTCGTCATGGGGTCGAGTGTATCTTTGGCTATCCCGGTGGGGCGATCCTCCCAATTTATGATGAGCTATACCGTGCCGAGGCCCGCGGAGATATTCGCCACATTCTTGTCCGCCATGAACAGGGAGCCGCCCATGCAGCCGATGGTTACGCCCGGGCCACAGGGAAAGTGGGTGTCTGTTTTGGGACATCGGGGCCAGGAGCCACGAACCTTGTCACAGGAATTGCCACAGCCCATATGGACTCGATTCCGATGGTCGTGATTACCGGCCAAGTTCCCCGTCATGCCATTGGCACAGATGCTTTCCAAGAAACGGATATCTACGGGATTACGCTGCCGATTGTTAAACATTCCTATGTGGTGCGCCAAGGCGCGGACATGGCCCGGATCATTGCCGAAGCGTTTTATATTGCGGGTACCGGCCGCCCAGGCCCTGTGTTAGTGGATATTCCCAAGGATGTTGGCCTGGAGGAATGTACCTACAAACCCATTGCCCCTGGGAGCGTCAAACTGCCTGGCTATAAGCCCACCGTCAAAGGGAACGCCCGTCAAGTCACCCAGGCCCTCAAACTCATTCGCCAAAGCCATCGGCCCTTACTTTATGTAGGTGGAGGAGCCATTGCCGCCGGGGCCCATACAGAGATTAAACATCTCGCCGAACAGTTCCAGATTCCGGTGACAACAACCCTAATGGGGAAAGGCGCGTTTGATGAAACCCATGAATTAGCCCTAGGGATGTTGGGGATGCACGGAACCGCCTATGCCAACTTTGCCGTGAGTGAATGTGATCTCTTGATTGCAGTGGGAGCGCGGTTTGATGATCGGGTTACGGGCAAGTTAGATGAATTTGCGGCCCGGGCGAAAGTGATTCACATTGATATTGATCCGGCGGAAGTGGGTAAAAATCGCGCCCCCGATGTGCCGATTGTGGGTGATGTCCGGGCTGTGTTGACCGAATTACTCACCCTGATTCGGGACAATGAACCACCCACCATGAGTAAGACCCAGGCCTGGTTAGAACGAATTCGCCATTGGCAAGCGGACTATCCCCTCGTTGTCCCCCATCCTGATGGAAAATTGTCGCCCCAAGAAGTCATTTATCAATTAGGAGTCCAGGCCCCGGATGCCTTTTTTACCACCGATGTTGGGCAACACCAAATGTGGGCGGCGCAATTCCTCAAAAACGGGCCACGGCAATGGATTTCCAGTGCAGGCCTGGGGACAATGGGGTTTGGCTTACCCGCCGCAATGGGGGCCAAAATGGCCGTGGGTCAACGACAGGTTATTTGCATTAGTGGTGATGCCAGTTTTCAGATGAACTTCCAAGAATTGGCCACCTTGGCTCAGTACGGAATTGCAGTCAAAACGGTGATTATTAACAACTTCTGGCAGGGAATGGTGCGTCAGTGGCAAGAGGCTTTTTACGCAGAACGCTATTCCCACTCCAATATGGAACCCGGAATGCCAGACTTTGTGAAGTTAGCGGAGGCCTTTGGCGTGCGGGGGCTGCGAATTTCCCATCGAGATGAATTGGAGTCTGCTATTACCGAGATGTTAGCCTCCGATGGCCCGGTACTCATTGATGCCCATGTGGTGCGGAATGAAAACTGCTATCCGATGGTGGCTCCCGGTAAGAGTAATGCCCAGATGATTGGCTTGCCGGAAAAACGCACTCTTGAAAAAGCAGCAGAGCTAATTTATTGCCCTAGTTGCGGTGCAAAGACTATTTCCAGTCATCATTTTTGTCCAGAGTGTGGTAGTAAACTTTAA
- a CDS encoding acyltransferase: MKLQRLEAVRGCAAVYVVLGHLFPNNFILSFGQEAVIVFFLLAGFVIEYSSRKTLDKGFIYYFNKRFIRIYSILICLFLVVILLQKTQLSSIQFWGQLAGNLLMLQDFGTGKPNVIVPTLFASALWSLHYEWWFYMFYFPAATMLKREKQTLVIGVTGLVSVITYLIYPNFISRLLFYFPVWWTGVVIARIYIENKKIEWRTLKVSCFSMMAVSTILFISCIHYIAYRGGKFTPGIHPFLEFRHITAALVIIAMALGWQKLKWIGFNQILGWGCWIAPVSYALYIAHQPLFVDASYLKDYMNPIVAKIFYFLILILFCLATELWLYPKLRKKIK; this comes from the coding sequence ATGAAACTCCAACGATTAGAAGCTGTTCGAGGCTGTGCCGCTGTATATGTGGTTTTAGGTCATCTATTTCCTAATAATTTTATTTTATCCTTTGGTCAAGAGGCTGTTATTGTTTTTTTCCTCCTTGCAGGTTTTGTAATTGAGTATTCTTCACGGAAAACTCTTGACAAAGGATTCATATATTATTTCAATAAAAGGTTTATTCGTATCTATTCAATTCTCATATGTCTATTTTTAGTGGTAATTCTCCTTCAGAAAACACAATTATCTTCTATTCAGTTTTGGGGACAACTTGCTGGTAATCTGCTGATGCTGCAAGATTTTGGGACTGGGAAGCCTAACGTTATAGTGCCAACCTTATTTGCCAGTGCATTATGGTCTTTACACTATGAATGGTGGTTTTATATGTTTTATTTCCCAGCCGCCACAATGTTAAAGAGAGAAAAGCAAACATTGGTTATTGGCGTAACAGGGCTTGTTTCTGTTATCACTTATTTAATCTATCCAAACTTCATTAGTCGTTTACTATTTTACTTTCCAGTCTGGTGGACAGGAGTAGTTATTGCTAGAATTTATATTGAAAATAAAAAAATAGAATGGAGAACTCTCAAGGTTTCTTGTTTTTCCATGATGGCAGTATCTACCATTTTATTTATTTCCTGTATTCATTACATTGCCTACAGGGGGGGGAAATTCACACCTGGTATTCACCCTTTCTTAGAGTTTCGTCATATTACAGCTGCTCTTGTAATCATCGCTATGGCACTTGGTTGGCAGAAATTAAAATGGATTGGATTTAACCAGATTTTAGGCTGGGGTTGCTGGATTGCTCCGGTTTCATATGCTCTATATATTGCACATCAGCCTTTGTTTGTAGATGCTTCTTATTTGAAAGATTATATGAACCCTATAGTTGCAAAAATATTCTACTTTCTGATATTGATTTTATTCTGCTTGGCTACAGAACTCTGGCTATATCCTAAACTAAGAAAAAAGATTAAATAG
- a CDS encoding diacylglycerol/polyprenol kinase family protein: MPEFSPHQIGILIQTHSLGVGVVIAWLGIVLLTAELTYRWTTWGAEVSRKIVHIGTGNIILLAWWFQIPAILGIIASIFFSGLTLLSYRYPVLPSVSGIGRQSWGTFFYAVSIGVLLVWFWPTAPAFPVLGILTMAYGDGLAAIIGQRWGRHPYQIGGIKKSWEGSLTMAVVTMVIAGLVLGPQGNLSWSALTVMALILGVVATGLEIFSRWGIDNLTVPLGTAGLAWGLSQLLVHHTF; encoded by the coding sequence ATGCCTGAATTTTCCCCACATCAGATTGGCATCCTCATTCAAACCCATAGTTTAGGGGTGGGGGTTGTGATCGCTTGGCTTGGTATTGTTTTACTCACAGCAGAATTGACCTATCGTTGGACAACGTGGGGAGCGGAAGTTTCTCGCAAAATTGTTCACATTGGTACGGGTAATATTATTCTCCTGGCCTGGTGGTTCCAGATTCCTGCCATTCTGGGGATTATCGCTTCTATTTTTTTTAGTGGGTTAACGTTGCTGTCCTACCGCTATCCAGTTTTACCCAGTGTTAGTGGCATCGGCCGCCAAAGTTGGGGAACATTTTTTTATGCCGTCAGTATTGGAGTCCTGCTGGTCTGGTTTTGGCCCACTGCCCCTGCTTTTCCAGTCTTGGGGATTTTGACAATGGCCTATGGAGATGGCTTGGCGGCAATTATTGGGCAGCGTTGGGGGCGGCATCCTTATCAAATTGGCGGGATCAAAAAAAGTTGGGAAGGTTCCTTGACGATGGCTGTGGTGACAATGGTGATTGCTGGCTTAGTCTTAGGGCCACAGGGAAATTTGAGTTGGTCGGCCTTAACTGTTATGGCCCTCATCTTAGGAGTGGTGGCTACTGGCCTGGAGATATTTTCCCGTTGGGGGATTGATAATTTGACTGTTCCCTTAGGGACTGCTGGCCTGGCCTGGGGCTTGAGTCAATTACTGGTGCATCACACTTTTTAG